CGGATCGGCATACTCAGCGGGAACGTATCCGAGTGCGATCGGCCTTTCGAGCGTCGGACTCATCGTTCCACTGGTGACGGTACCGATGATTCGTTCGTCGGCGTCGACGATGTCGTAGCCGTGGCGAGGAACTCCCCGCTCGGTGAGTTCGATTCCCACGAACTGCTCGTCGGGATCTGTCTGCTCAGCAAGTTCGTCGCGTCCGACGAACTCCGTATCGAGCGCGACGACGAAGCTGATTCCTGCCTCGAACGGCGTTCGGGGATTTTCTTCGTGATGGAAATCCTGACCGGAGAGGAGAAACCCCTGTTCGAGCCGGAGGGTATCGCGGGCACCTAATCCACAGGGCTGACAGTCGAACGCTCCCCACACCGTCTCCGCATCGTCCCACGGCACAATCAGTTCGAACCCATCTTCGCCTGTGTACCCCGTGCGAGACGCGAGACACTCGATGCCATCGATGGTGACTGTCTTGATTTCGAAGCTATCTATCGCTTGTGTGGTCTCTGTGGCCGAATCGACGAGGTCCACGCTGTCCGGTCCTTGCACGGCGAACATCGCGTACTGCTCGGTCGTGTTCTCGATTGTACAGTCAAGTTCCCACTCATCCCGATGCGTTCGCCAGCGTTCTTCTATCTCCTCGTCGTGGCCAGCGTTCGGAACGAACAGATACCCGTCATCGAGACTGTAAACGACTGTATCGTCGATGAGAATCCCGCTCTCGTCGGTGATCGCCGAGTACTGACCCACCCCAGATGAGAGTTTCCGTACGTCGTTCGTGGTGAGCCGCTGCATCAGTTCGGTCGCATCAGGACCACGCACTTCGATCTCGCCCATGTGCGAGACGTCGAATAGCCCGGCTGATTCCCGGACAGCCTCGTGCTCAGTCCTGATGGAATCGAACTCCACTGGCATATCCCACCCGCCAAATTCCGTGAACTTCGCCCCCCGATCCGCGTGTACGTCGCGCAACGGCGGCGTTCGTAGGACCATATCCCACCCACGAGCCGAACGATGTAATCGTTTGCTTCTCGGTCCAACGCAGCAGAGCCGTGCCTGTTCTCCCCGCCACGACAGTCTGGATCCACCGTGAACGGTGTCTTTCAGTCGATTACCACGTCTGCAGGATCGATGTCGACCCACTCGCCGTCGTTCCACGCCGATTCGTAAGCTGCCTCTGTCACTGCAGTGACTCGGAGTCCGTCCTGTGCCGTTGCGGCAGGCGGTTCCTCGCCACGAATCGCCGCAATGAACGCCTCGGCCTTCGTTCGCTGCTCGCTCCGATTCACGGCAGGGCTGTGTTCGCTGCTGTCGGCATCAATTTCGAGCATCTCACGCGGTTTCCAATCCACGCCATCGACGTAGACCGACCCCTCTTGATCCCACACGTGAATGTGTTCTCGGACGCACGGCGTTCGTCCGTAGGTCGTCACGGACGCTTTCGCTCCTTCCTCGAAGGCGATGGTAACGTCTGCCCAGTCGTCTACACGGCGCTCTTCATCGACGAACGTCATCTGAGCAGAGACAGCTGTCGGCGTCAATCCTGTCGTCCAGAGAATCGCATCGAGAAGGTGGCTTCCCGTGTCGTAGAGATATCCGCCGCCC
The nucleotide sequence above comes from Halocatena marina. Encoded proteins:
- the gcvT gene encoding glycine cleavage system aminomethyltransferase GcvT; its protein translation is MVLRTPPLRDVHADRGAKFTEFGGWDMPVEFDSIRTEHEAVRESAGLFDVSHMGEIEVRGPDATELMQRLTTNDVRKLSSGVGQYSAITDESGILIDDTVVYSLDDGYLFVPNAGHDEEIEERWRTHRDEWELDCTIENTTEQYAMFAVQGPDSVDLVDSATETTQAIDSFEIKTVTIDGIECLASRTGYTGEDGFELIVPWDDAETVWGAFDCQPCGLGARDTLRLEQGFLLSGQDFHHEENPRTPFEAGISFVVALDTEFVGRDELAEQTDPDEQFVGIELTERGVPRHGYDIVDADERIIGTVTSGTMSPTLERPIALGYVPAEYADPETDVWIDIRGREKAAYITNPPFEHSIE